A single region of the Myxococcales bacterium genome encodes:
- a CDS encoding aspartyl/asparaginyl beta-hydroxylase domain-containing protein yields the protein MNFIQEITTSVDKKKALKNSINDMFLRAEARGSFRRAPSFSQNYHADYPELKRLEDNYPIIREECLRLLDMKDRLTDIQALGGKYTTGGIHGIKWKSFMFKSGVFVKENCKLAPRTAQLLREIPYVYTAFFSVLDPQQYITPHWGYWKGFLRYHLGILIPNNNQDNSCWLRINSNRLDNELRDKTLIEKGDKYYWHDGEGVMFDDTFLHDAQNGSDQVRVVMWLDVRRRLPWHLSAINHAALRIAQAVPEVARVRKNAIVRTDAEK from the coding sequence ATGAATTTTATTCAGGAAATCACAACGTCAGTCGATAAAAAAAAGGCGCTCAAGAACTCCATCAATGACATGTTTTTGCGTGCCGAAGCGCGGGGCAGTTTTCGGCGCGCGCCATCATTTAGCCAAAATTACCATGCCGATTACCCGGAGCTTAAGCGGCTCGAGGACAACTACCCCATCATTCGCGAGGAATGCCTTCGCTTGCTTGATATGAAAGATCGCTTGACCGACATCCAAGCGCTTGGCGGCAAGTACACCACTGGCGGCATACACGGCATCAAATGGAAGTCGTTCATGTTTAAGAGTGGTGTTTTCGTGAAAGAGAACTGCAAGCTTGCGCCGCGGACGGCGCAACTCTTACGCGAGATTCCGTACGTGTATACCGCGTTTTTTTCGGTACTCGACCCTCAGCAATACATCACACCGCACTGGGGATATTGGAAGGGATTTTTGCGCTACCATCTCGGCATCTTGATTCCCAACAACAACCAAGACAACTCCTGTTGGTTACGCATTAACTCCAATCGCTTAGACAACGAACTGCGTGATAAGACGCTGATTGAGAAAGGCGATAAGTATTATTGGCATGATGGGGAAGGCGTCATGTTTGATGATACCTTTTTGCACGATGCGCAAAACGGCTCGGATCAGGTCCGTGTCGTCATGTGGCTGGATGTGCGAAGGCGCCTCCCCTGGCATCTTTCTGCCATCAATCATGCCGCCTTGCGCATCGCTCAGGCCGTTCCGGAAGTCGCCCGGGTGCGGAAGAATGCGATCGTGCGCACCGATGCCGAGAAATAA
- a CDS encoding TonB family protein, whose product MFYRSTWTWVFLEALAVMAIATTGLAQAPTEATGASSGTPPLAVTPPRLVHAPPPQYPDGESQQGAHPTVMLEVVLDADGQLRSASVEHSAGREFDRAAQKAVQGWKFLPATRDGAPIASRVHVAVHFELPAFDLATSEAGASAMSRRSHPPVHMVQDPAHLKHTSPKGGQYRTTAEVEPTPLRHTRRSSGDLQLSTDVLHAAPRSDAGDMLRLAPGLFAAKPEGDAVAHGLMWRGFDAEHGQDVEIVAGGVPVNLPSHIHGQGYADLGFLIPEVVHGMRVTEGVHDPSQGDFAVAGSIDVTLGVEERGIYLKSGYGSYDTFRQLALWAPINEARDTFGAVQYRRTDGFGQNRAGQSGSGIVQGAFGHGRWRYRALGIAHGAHAKMAGVLRDDDIAADNVGFYDVYPFPTAQAQQALAGRMIAAINAEYRGSEGDNAETGAWVSMDQFRLRENFSGFLERFSLRPDDSPPGDLIEQQNQVMSMGLKGRYRTAPYRPVSWAKGTMELGIASRLDVIDQSQTLLDAAHGNQAWETRNDADMRILDLGAWGDVDWQLGRFLSVRGGLRADALYYDIHDHLGVPATFGEPYLSGARRSAVGIALGPRASIEAALMPWLTVLGAYGQGYRSAQALTLTDGEHAPFTKVHSADLGARFHWRKALEVVVSGFYTHLSDDLAFDAHEGRLERIGPSRRVGGMAYGLVRPATWLLFAASLTYVDAKLLSAATNAEDPSTPPTTRDVPYVPPLVVRIDAAAEGKLPYRLLGDVLFGHAGLGISGLSSRPLPYAGSSAPFTLIDAKGSLRWRNLEAGIELLNVLNSRYAAFAYNFSSQWDPSGPQETPPARHITAGAPRTVMVTLGVHL is encoded by the coding sequence ATGTTTTACAGGTCAACATGGACTTGGGTGTTTTTGGAGGCGCTAGCGGTCATGGCCATTGCCACCACGGGATTGGCCCAGGCCCCGACAGAAGCGACGGGGGCTTCGTCTGGGACGCCGCCCCTTGCTGTGACACCACCCCGGCTGGTTCATGCCCCACCACCTCAGTATCCGGATGGAGAGTCCCAGCAGGGCGCGCACCCCACGGTCATGCTCGAGGTGGTTCTAGATGCCGACGGCCAACTGCGCTCTGCCAGCGTTGAACACTCTGCGGGTCGCGAATTCGATCGTGCGGCGCAGAAGGCCGTCCAAGGCTGGAAATTTCTTCCAGCCACGCGTGATGGTGCACCCATCGCAAGCCGCGTTCATGTCGCGGTACACTTTGAGTTGCCGGCGTTTGATTTAGCCACCAGCGAGGCAGGGGCATCGGCGATGTCGAGGAGATCCCATCCCCCCGTGCACATGGTGCAAGATCCAGCACACCTCAAGCACACATCCCCCAAGGGAGGGCAGTACCGGACTACAGCCGAGGTCGAACCCACGCCACTTCGTCACACGCGACGAAGCAGTGGCGACCTTCAGTTGAGCACGGATGTCTTACACGCGGCCCCACGCAGCGACGCTGGGGATATGCTGAGGTTGGCACCCGGTTTATTTGCAGCAAAACCCGAAGGAGATGCTGTGGCTCACGGCCTCATGTGGCGAGGATTCGACGCGGAACACGGTCAGGACGTGGAAATAGTCGCAGGCGGAGTTCCCGTGAACCTGCCTTCCCACATTCATGGGCAGGGCTATGCGGACTTAGGCTTTCTCATACCAGAAGTAGTTCACGGCATGCGGGTGACAGAGGGAGTGCACGATCCCAGTCAAGGGGACTTCGCCGTCGCGGGTTCCATCGACGTCACGCTAGGGGTAGAAGAACGTGGCATTTACCTTAAGAGTGGCTACGGATCTTACGATACATTCCGTCAACTCGCGTTATGGGCGCCCATCAATGAGGCGCGTGACACATTTGGTGCCGTGCAATACCGCCGCACCGATGGCTTTGGCCAAAATCGCGCGGGTCAAAGCGGCAGTGGCATCGTGCAGGGCGCATTCGGTCATGGCCGATGGCGATATCGTGCGCTGGGCATCGCGCACGGCGCGCATGCCAAGATGGCCGGCGTGTTGCGTGACGACGACATCGCGGCTGATAACGTGGGCTTTTACGATGTGTACCCGTTCCCTACTGCGCAAGCACAACAGGCCCTTGCTGGGCGCATGATAGCCGCCATCAATGCAGAATACCGGGGCAGCGAGGGCGATAACGCAGAGACGGGCGCATGGGTGAGCATGGATCAGTTTCGGCTCCGAGAAAATTTCTCGGGGTTTCTCGAGCGGTTTTCATTACGCCCCGATGACTCCCCGCCGGGCGATCTAATCGAACAGCAGAACCAGGTCATGTCCATGGGACTAAAAGGGCGTTACCGGACGGCGCCATATCGTCCGGTCAGTTGGGCCAAGGGCACCATGGAACTCGGTATCGCATCCCGCCTTGACGTCATTGACCAATCTCAGACGCTTCTGGATGCGGCGCACGGAAATCAGGCGTGGGAAACGCGCAACGATGCGGATATGCGGATACTAGATTTGGGAGCGTGGGGAGACGTGGACTGGCAGCTTGGACGTTTCTTGAGTGTACGGGGAGGTTTGCGCGCTGATGCGCTCTACTACGATATCCACGATCATCTCGGCGTGCCCGCGACTTTCGGCGAGCCATACCTTTCGGGTGCGCGTCGGAGTGCTGTGGGAATCGCGCTCGGTCCGAGGGCGAGCATCGAGGCGGCGCTGATGCCTTGGCTTACGGTGCTCGGTGCGTACGGTCAAGGTTATCGGTCAGCGCAAGCGCTGACGCTCACGGATGGTGAGCATGCGCCCTTTACGAAGGTACACTCGGCCGACCTCGGTGCACGCTTTCACTGGCGCAAAGCATTGGAAGTTGTGGTCTCAGGATTTTACACACATCTCTCGGACGACCTGGCCTTTGATGCGCACGAGGGGCGCCTAGAGCGCATCGGGCCAAGCCGGCGCGTGGGCGGCATGGCGTATGGGCTCGTCCGTCCCGCGACGTGGCTTTTGTTTGCCGCCTCTCTCACTTATGTCGATGCCAAATTGCTGAGCGCCGCAACAAACGCTGAAGATCCCTCTACGCCGCCCACCACCCGAGATGTGCCGTACGTACCGCCTCTCGTCGTGCGCATCGATGCCGCAGCGGAAGGAAAACTGCCCTATCGCTTGCTGGGCGACGTACTTTTTGGCCATGCGGGACTCGGCATTTCCGGGCTGTCCTCCAGGCCATTGCCCTATGCTGGTTCTAGCGCGCCATTTACGCTGATCGATGCGAAGGGCTCTTTACGCTGGCGCAATCTGGAAGCGGGTATTGAGCTGCTCAACGTTTTAAATAGTCGCTATGCTGCGTTTGCTTACAACTTCAGCTCGCAATGGGATCCCTCCGGGCCCCAAGAGACGCCGCCGGCACGACACATCACCGCCGGAGCGCCACGCACGGTGATGGTCACCCTAGGCGTACACCTTTAG